Proteins encoded by one window of Cyclobacteriaceae bacterium:
- a CDS encoding ankyrin repeat domain-containing protein, with product MKTTLVHTLHAITKVSLWAMILLATACGTKETKTGAAAPDIDLHTAVLTDNIDAVKQHIEAGSDLNVKDPFGGSSPLISAAVFGKTEAAKLLLDAGVDINFQNNDGSTALHTAAFFCRPEIVKMLLEKNADTTIKNSYGATPYDNVAGPFSELKDVYGMMEQSLGPMGLKLDYAYLEKTRPEIAEMLK from the coding sequence ATGAAAACAACACTTGTTCACACCTTGCACGCCATCACCAAAGTATCGTTATGGGCCATGATTTTGTTGGCCACGGCCTGTGGCACCAAAGAAACTAAAACCGGAGCAGCCGCACCGGATATAGACTTGCATACGGCCGTACTCACCGACAACATAGATGCAGTGAAGCAACACATTGAAGCCGGCAGCGATTTGAATGTAAAAGATCCGTTTGGTGGTTCAAGCCCGTTGATCAGCGCGGCTGTGTTTGGTAAAACTGAAGCGGCTAAATTATTACTGGACGCGGGTGTCGACATCAACTTTCAGAACAACGATGGTTCCACTGCGTTGCATACGGCTGCTTTCTTTTGCCGGCCAGAGATTGTGAAGATGCTGCTGGAAAAAAATGCCGACACGACCATAAAGAATTCGTATGGGGCTACTCCGTATGATAATGTAGCCGGACCGTTCAGTGAGTTGAAAGATGTGTACGGCATGATGGAACAGTCGCTCGGCCCAATGGGGTTGAAGCTGGACTACGCGTACCTTGAAAAGACGCGACCGGAGATTGCGGAGATGTTGAAGTAG
- a CDS encoding acyltransferase: protein MRRYDIDWLRVLAIGLLLVYHVAIGFQPWGGMIAFITSKEPWAALWIPMMVINIWRIPLLFFVSGMGVYFAMQKRNLKQLITERAQRILLPFVFGMFAIVPLHLLILRYHFNLSLTYTWDPGHLWFLGNIFVYVLVLSPLLFYLKHNENSKVVRTTQALLRHPLGLLVVVAFFYAEVVLLKPVPFELYAMTWHGFFLGLLAFFFGYCFVLSGEAFWQMIQRWRWLFLLVALSLFVVRVFYFIMRTPDYLIVIESFSWILTVLAFGSLHLNKPGKALTYLSEAAYPVYIVHMIFLYLGSHLAFQWAIPVQLQFVLVLVFTLAGCFASFEIIRRLKWIRPLFGLRVHQGKRIEEQA from the coding sequence ATGAGACGTTACGACATCGACTGGCTTCGTGTACTGGCCATCGGCTTACTTTTAGTCTACCATGTAGCCATTGGCTTTCAACCCTGGGGAGGCATGATTGCGTTCATCACCAGCAAAGAACCGTGGGCTGCCCTGTGGATACCCATGATGGTGATCAACATCTGGCGCATACCGTTGTTGTTTTTTGTGTCGGGCATGGGCGTGTACTTTGCCATGCAAAAACGTAACTTGAAACAACTCATTACCGAACGTGCACAACGCATTTTGTTGCCATTCGTGTTCGGCATGTTTGCCATTGTTCCGCTTCACCTGCTCATACTTCGTTATCATTTTAATTTATCGTTAACCTACACGTGGGATCCTGGTCACCTGTGGTTTCTCGGAAACATTTTTGTGTACGTGTTGGTACTCTCCCCGCTGTTGTTTTACCTGAAGCACAACGAGAACAGCAAAGTGGTGCGCACCACTCAGGCTTTGTTGCGTCATCCGTTGGGGTTGTTGGTGGTTGTCGCTTTCTTTTATGCAGAAGTAGTCCTACTAAAGCCGGTGCCATTTGAACTCTATGCCATGACCTGGCACGGATTCTTTCTGGGTTTGCTCGCTTTCTTTTTCGGGTACTGTTTTGTGTTGAGCGGAGAAGCCTTCTGGCAGATGATTCAGCGCTGGCGGTGGTTGTTCCTGTTGGTGGCGTTAAGTCTGTTTGTGGTTCGCGTATTTTATTTCATTATGCGCACACCGGATTATTTGATCGTCATCGAATCGTTCAGTTGGATTTTAACCGTGCTTGCATTTGGGAGTTTGCACCTGAACAAACCGGGCAAGGCATTAACCTATCTGAGTGAAGCAGCCTACCCGGTGTACATCGTACACATGATTTTTTTGTATCTCGGTTCACACCTTGCGTTTCAGTGGGCGATACCCGTTCAGCTACAGTTTGTGCTGGTGCTGGTATTTACGTTAGCCGGATGCTTTGCTTCGTTTGAAATTATTCGCAGGTTAAAATGGATAAGGCCGTTGTTTGGGTTACGGGTACATCAAGGTAAACGCATTGAGGAACAAGCATAA
- a CDS encoding type II toxin-antitoxin system RelE/ParE family toxin, producing MRIIEDLDRIPEVYFKHLAGTDGLYEIRVQSGSDIFRIFCFFDNNNLVVVGHGFRKKTQKAPDREIERAEKIKREYYEEKKRNNPK from the coding sequence TTGAGAATAATTGAAGACCTGGACAGGATTCCAGAAGTTTACTTCAAGCATTTAGCGGGTACGGATGGGCTTTATGAAATCAGGGTTCAAAGTGGTAGTGATATTTTTAGAATCTTTTGCTTTTTCGACAACAATAATTTGGTTGTAGTCGGGCACGGATTTCGAAAGAAGACACAAAAAGCACCTGACAGAGAAATTGAGAGAGCTGAAAAAATTAAACGCGAGTATTATGAAGAAAAAAAACGTAACAACCCTAAGTGA
- a CDS encoding helix-turn-helix transcriptional regulator, whose product MKKKNVTTLSEFIDKKVGKRGTKKRDKFEADYEAFKLGVLIQQARQEKGLTQEQVAELSGTNKSYISKLEKDLKDVRFSTLQRIITEGLGGHLEISIKF is encoded by the coding sequence ATGAAGAAAAAAAACGTAACAACCCTAAGTGAATTTATTGACAAAAAGGTCGGTAAAAGGGGGACAAAGAAAAGAGACAAATTTGAAGCTGACTATGAGGCATTCAAGCTTGGAGTTCTTATTCAACAAGCAAGGCAAGAAAAAGGACTGACCCAAGAACAAGTTGCTGAGTTGTCGGGGACAAATAAATCTTACATTTCAAAACTTGAAAAGGACTTGAAGGACGTTCGGTTTTCGACACTTCAACGAATCATAACTGAAGGACTCGGTGGCCATCTTGAGATTTCAATTAAGTTTTGA
- a CDS encoding BLUF domain-containing protein, whose protein sequence is MLSQLVYVSNRKPNCTPAEIENILTACKKNNPPLNITGVLLYSDTKFIQLVEGEAKVIMDLYDKIKKDARHSNPMMISYNPIKEKSFPSWHMGSKDISSGVQFKTDISEDDKKVFDQILTGKEESGQRVLNLLRKFF, encoded by the coding sequence ATGCTATCTCAACTTGTCTACGTAAGCAATCGAAAACCCAATTGCACACCGGCTGAAATCGAAAACATTCTAACGGCTTGTAAAAAGAACAACCCTCCGTTAAACATCACCGGGGTGTTGTTGTATTCCGATACCAAGTTCATTCAACTGGTTGAAGGCGAAGCGAAAGTGATCATGGATTTATATGACAAAATCAAAAAAGACGCCCGCCATTCCAATCCGATGATGATCTCTTACAACCCCATCAAAGAAAAGTCATTCCCCAGCTGGCACATGGGCTCTAAAGACATTTCAAGTGGCGTTCAGTTCAAGACCGACATTTCAGAAGATGACAAAAAAGTATTTGACCAGATATTAACTGGCAAGGAAGAAAGCGGCCAACGCGTATTGAACTTGTTGCGGAAGTTCTTTTGA
- a CDS encoding glycoside hydrolase family 43 protein, whose protein sequence is MSAKKIIVTLLFLVSLQQGNAQPTASNPVFPGWYADPEGIIFNSTYWIYPTYSAPYDQQVFMDAFSSPDLVHWTKHSRVLDTANVKWVKRALWAPSIIQKDNRFFLFFGGNDIQSDNEYGGIGVAVADKPEGPFKDHLGKPLIDKFHNGAQPIDQFVFHDGEIYYLIYGGWRHCNIAQLNNDFTGFIPFADGTIFKEITPEHYVEGPFMFKRNNRYYFMWSEGGWTGPDYSVAYAIADSPLGPFKRVGKILQQNPEVATGAGHHSVIHPPGTDKWFIVYHRRPLNQTDRNARVVCIDEMHFDENGLIKPVIITNEGVKAFPLKK, encoded by the coding sequence ATGTCAGCGAAAAAAATTATAGTCACGTTGCTCTTTCTGGTCTCTTTACAGCAAGGCAACGCCCAACCCACCGCCTCTAACCCCGTTTTCCCCGGCTGGTATGCCGATCCGGAAGGAATAATCTTCAATAGTACCTATTGGATATATCCCACCTACTCTGCTCCGTATGATCAGCAGGTGTTTATGGATGCGTTCTCCTCGCCCGATCTTGTTCACTGGACTAAACACAGTCGCGTGCTCGACACGGCCAACGTAAAATGGGTGAAGCGGGCTCTCTGGGCTCCATCCATCATTCAAAAAGATAACCGCTTCTTTCTTTTCTTCGGAGGCAACGATATTCAAAGCGACAACGAATACGGTGGCATTGGTGTGGCTGTTGCCGACAAACCGGAAGGACCATTCAAAGATCATCTTGGGAAACCACTAATCGATAAGTTTCACAACGGTGCACAACCCATTGATCAGTTTGTGTTTCATGATGGCGAAATCTATTACCTGATCTACGGAGGTTGGCGGCATTGCAACATCGCACAACTCAATAACGACTTCACGGGTTTTATCCCGTTTGCCGATGGAACTATATTTAAAGAGATCACACCCGAGCATTATGTAGAAGGGCCATTCATGTTCAAGCGTAACAACCGGTACTACTTTATGTGGTCGGAAGGAGGTTGGACCGGCCCCGACTACAGTGTGGCATACGCCATTGCCGATTCACCTTTAGGACCTTTCAAACGCGTTGGAAAAATTTTGCAACAAAATCCGGAAGTAGCCACCGGTGCGGGACATCATTCCGTGATACATCCACCCGGCACCGACAAGTGGTTTATTGTTTATCACCGCAGGCCGCTCAACCAAACCGACCGCAACGCACGCGTGGTGTGCATTGATGAAATGCACTTTGATGAAAACGGACTGATTAAACCCGTAATCATTACAAACGAAGGGGTGAAAGCCTTTCCGCTGAAGAAGTGA
- a CDS encoding MGMT family protein, whose amino-acid sequence MAGKKKTAKAENFFEDVYEVVKLVPKGRVTSYGAIAHYLGTGMSARMVGWAMHGSPKGVPAHRVVNSKGLLTGKIHFKTPTTMQRLLEKEGVEVINDKITHFNDLFWDPSKELL is encoded by the coding sequence ATGGCAGGTAAGAAAAAGACGGCAAAAGCCGAAAATTTTTTTGAAGATGTGTACGAGGTAGTGAAACTCGTTCCGAAAGGACGTGTAACCAGCTACGGAGCCATTGCGCATTACCTGGGTACAGGCATGAGCGCCCGCATGGTGGGCTGGGCCATGCATGGATCGCCAAAAGGTGTGCCCGCGCATCGCGTGGTAAATAGCAAAGGCCTGCTCACCGGAAAAATTCATTTTAAAACACCCACCACCATGCAACGCCTGTTGGAGAAAGAAGGCGTTGAAGTAATCAACGACAAAATCACACACTTCAACGATCTATTCTGGGATCCATCGAAGGAATTGCTCTGA